A single region of the Triticum dicoccoides isolate Atlit2015 ecotype Zavitan chromosome 2B, WEW_v2.0, whole genome shotgun sequence genome encodes:
- the LOC119364611 gene encoding isocitrate dehydrogenase [NAD] regulatory subunit 1, mitochondrial-like isoform X1 has protein sequence MARRSAPLLRRLVSSAPPLPGHGGSARRTVTYMPRPGDGTPRPVTLIPGDGIGPLVTGAVEQVMEAMHAPVYFESYDVHGDMPAVPPAVIESIRRNKVCLKGGLATPVGGGVSSLNMQLRKELDLFASLVNCANVPGLPTRHQNVDIVVIRENTEGEYSGLEHEVVPGVVESLKVITKFCSERIAKYAFEYAYLNYRKKVTAVHKANIMKLADGLFLESCREIAAKYPSIEYNEIIVDNCCMQLVSRPEQFDVMVTPNLYGNLVANTAAGLVGGTGVMPGGNVGQDHAIFEQGASAGNVGNDNLVEQQKANPVALLLSSAMMLRHLQFPSFADRLETAVKRVIADGKYRTKDLGGTSTTQEVTDAVIANLD, from the exons ATGGCGCGGCGATCcgccccgctcctccgccgcctggtCTCCTCCGCGCCGCCCCTCCCGGGCCACGGCGGCAGCGCGCGCCGCACGGTCACCTACATGCCCCGCCCGGGCGATGGCACCCCGCGCCCCGTCACGCTCATCCCGGGCGACGGCATCGGGCCCCTCGTCACCGGCGCCGTGGAGCAGGTCATGGAGGCCATGCACGCGCCCGTCTACTTCGAGTCCTACGACGTCCACGGCGACATGCCCGCCGTGCCGCCCGCCGTCATCGAATCCATCCGCCGCAACAAGGTCTGCCTCAAGGGCGGCCTCGCCACCCCCGTCGGCGGGGGCGTCTCCTCCCTCAACATGCAGCTCCGCAAGGAGCTCGACCTCTTCGCCTCCCTCGTCAACTGCGCCAACGTCCCCGGCCTGCCCACCAGGCACCAGAACGTCGACATCGTCGTCATCAGGGAGAACACCGAGGGCGAGTACTCGGGCCTCGAGCACGAGGTCGTCCCGGGGGTCGTCGAGAGCCTCAAG GTGATCACGAAGTTTTGCTCCGAGAGGATTGCCAAATATGCCTTCGAGTATGCTTACCTTAACTACCGGAAGAAAGTCACAGCAGTGCATAAAGCAAACATCATGAAACTTGCTGATGGTTTGTTCTTGGAGTCTTGCCGTGAGATTGCTGCTAAATATCCAAGTATTGAGTATAATGAAATCATTGTTGACAACTGCTGCATGCAACTTGTTTCAAGGCCTGAGCAATTTGATGTTATG GTTACGCCTAACCTTTACGGCAATTTGGTTGCCAACACAGCTGCAGGTCTTGTTGGAGGAACAGGTGTCATGCCAGGAG GTAATGTAGGTCAGGATCATGCCATCTTCGAGCAAGGTGCTTCTGCAGGAAATGTGGGAAATGACAATCTTGTAGAGCAGCAGAAAGCAAACCCTGTCGCCCTGCTCCTGTCGTCTGCTATGATGTTGAGGCATTTGCAGTTCCCGTCGTTCGCTGACCGTCTGGAAACTGCGGTGAAGCGGGTCATTGCAGATGGCAAGTACAGGACAAAGGATCTGGGCGGCACCAGCACCACCCAGGAAGTTACTGATGCAGTGATCGCTAATCTGGATTAG
- the LOC119364611 gene encoding isocitrate dehydrogenase [NAD] regulatory subunit 1, mitochondrial-like isoform X2, with the protein MARRSAPLLRRLVSSAPPLPGHGGSARRTVTYMPRPGDGTPRPVTLIPGDGIGPLVTGAVEQVMEAMHAPVYFESYDVHGDMPAVPPAVIESIRRNKVCLKGGLATPVGGGVSSLNMQLRKELDLFASLVNCANVPGLPTRHQNVDIVVIRENTEGEYSGLEHEVVPGVVESLKFCSERIAKYAFEYAYLNYRKKVTAVHKANIMKLADGLFLESCREIAAKYPSIEYNEIIVDNCCMQLVSRPEQFDVMVTPNLYGNLVANTAAGLVGGTGVMPGGNVGQDHAIFEQGASAGNVGNDNLVEQQKANPVALLLSSAMMLRHLQFPSFADRLETAVKRVIADGKYRTKDLGGTSTTQEVTDAVIANLD; encoded by the exons ATGGCGCGGCGATCcgccccgctcctccgccgcctggtCTCCTCCGCGCCGCCCCTCCCGGGCCACGGCGGCAGCGCGCGCCGCACGGTCACCTACATGCCCCGCCCGGGCGATGGCACCCCGCGCCCCGTCACGCTCATCCCGGGCGACGGCATCGGGCCCCTCGTCACCGGCGCCGTGGAGCAGGTCATGGAGGCCATGCACGCGCCCGTCTACTTCGAGTCCTACGACGTCCACGGCGACATGCCCGCCGTGCCGCCCGCCGTCATCGAATCCATCCGCCGCAACAAGGTCTGCCTCAAGGGCGGCCTCGCCACCCCCGTCGGCGGGGGCGTCTCCTCCCTCAACATGCAGCTCCGCAAGGAGCTCGACCTCTTCGCCTCCCTCGTCAACTGCGCCAACGTCCCCGGCCTGCCCACCAGGCACCAGAACGTCGACATCGTCGTCATCAGGGAGAACACCGAGGGCGAGTACTCGGGCCTCGAGCACGAGGTCGTCCCGGGGGTCGTCGAGAGCCTCAAG TTTTGCTCCGAGAGGATTGCCAAATATGCCTTCGAGTATGCTTACCTTAACTACCGGAAGAAAGTCACAGCAGTGCATAAAGCAAACATCATGAAACTTGCTGATGGTTTGTTCTTGGAGTCTTGCCGTGAGATTGCTGCTAAATATCCAAGTATTGAGTATAATGAAATCATTGTTGACAACTGCTGCATGCAACTTGTTTCAAGGCCTGAGCAATTTGATGTTATG GTTACGCCTAACCTTTACGGCAATTTGGTTGCCAACACAGCTGCAGGTCTTGTTGGAGGAACAGGTGTCATGCCAGGAG GTAATGTAGGTCAGGATCATGCCATCTTCGAGCAAGGTGCTTCTGCAGGAAATGTGGGAAATGACAATCTTGTAGAGCAGCAGAAAGCAAACCCTGTCGCCCTGCTCCTGTCGTCTGCTATGATGTTGAGGCATTTGCAGTTCCCGTCGTTCGCTGACCGTCTGGAAACTGCGGTGAAGCGGGTCATTGCAGATGGCAAGTACAGGACAAAGGATCTGGGCGGCACCAGCACCACCCAGGAAGTTACTGATGCAGTGATCGCTAATCTGGATTAG